The sequence TTTTTAAACTTGATTTTATTTTTTTTAATATTATTTCAAAAATATCCTTATTGAATTACAAAAAAGCTTTATTTGAGGATTTCATTTTGCATTTTTAAATTGAAAACTTGCATCGTAGGGAGGGAGGTGTTGATTCACAGTTCTAATCTCTATTAATGTTCCATGTAATATTAGGAATTTGTATTTGTACTGAAGTGCTGATTTTTGGTAAGGATTTTCTGCTGAGGGTACTTCAAATGCCAACACGTAATCATTCAATTGGTGTCCGGCTTATTATTTTACAAGGAAGTTATGCTCTTGTAAAAACAACAGAGGTAGCACTTAAATTAGCACCTTAAAAAAACAAAACCCTGTAAATAAATTGATTTACAGGGTTTGAAGTGGAGTTGGAGGGATTCGAACCCTCGTCCAAACAAGCAATACATAAGATTTCTACATGCTTATTTTACTATTGATTTTCGTGCCTAAGCAGAGAGCAAACACCCAACTTAAACCTTAGCTTCTGAAGTTTTCGAGTCTTGGTCAAAGCTCCCAAAACCTTATTTCTGCATTACTATATCTCAGAATCAAACGCCGCAGAACAGAGCATTTGTGAGACATCTTGCTTCCTTACTATCTTCGGGAAAGCGCTTGAATCTTACTTTATTCGGATTAAGCTGCAAGAGCGAACTCTTCGTTGCCAGTTAAAAGTTTGTAGCAAGTGATTAAAGAGATCGCACTACGGTTCTCTGCATGCTTACTTACCCATTGATCTTGCTGTCGAAACCAGTCAACCCCATGTTTACGTAGAGGCAAAGATACAATATTTTGTTTAAATTCAATTCATATTAAAAAGTTGTGTTTAGAAATTTCAGAATTAATGTCGATTTTATAGATAAATAATTTGCTAATCAAGAAAAAAGTTATATTTTTGCAATCCAAAATGAGATGTAAATTATGTTAATAATACCTGTAAAGGATGGTGAATCCATCGATAGAGCACTTAAAAAATACAAGAGAAAATTTGATAAAACTGGTACAGTTCGTCAATTAAGATCTAGACAAGCTTTTATTAAGCCTTCTGTAACTCTTAGACAATCTAGGCTGAAAGCAGCTTATAAGCAAAGAGGATTAAGCAAGGAAGAACAAGCTTAAGAAATTTTCTTAAACACATACTAAATCACTTCTTAAATAGTTATATTTGAGGAGTGATTTTTGTTTTATATATACATTATGCGAGAGAAGTTTTTAGACTATCTACAGCTCGAAAAGAGGTATTCGCCTCATACCATAACAAGTTACCGTAAGGATCTTGACGATTTTTTTTCTTTTTATCTTAAAACAGAAGGTTCAGAAAACATCATTAAAGCTAATAAAAAAACAATCAGAAATTTTATCGTTGAACTCAGTGAGAATGATATTTCAAAAAGAAGTATCAATCGCAAGCTGTCTTCGCTCCGAAGTTTTTATCTTTTTCTCTTAAGATTAGGCGAAATTGAAGTTTCTCCTGTAGAAACGGTTACTTCCCTTAAATTTTACGCAGAGAAGCAAATTCCTATGTCTGTGGAGGAAATGGAGGTGCTTCAGGATAAGATTCTTGTCAATGTTGACGATATCTTAGAGAAATGCATCGTGGAGGTTTTGTATCAAACAGGAATCAGAAAGGCTGAGCTTTGTGGCTTAATATTTGAGAGTGTAAACCTCGAAGGGGAACAATTGAAAATTTTAGGTAAAGGAAATAAAGAACGTTATGTTCCTATTTCACCTGACTTAGCAAAACTACTGAAAGGCTATTTGGAAATCAGAAAACCTCATGAAGATTTTAAACAATATTTCTTTGTCAACAAAAAGGGAAAAAAACTGACAGAAAAATTTGTTTATGTAGTGGTTAATAATTACCTTAGTCTTGTTACTTCGAAGGAAAAAAGAAGTCCGCACATCTTAAGACATAGCTTTGCTACGCATGTTTTGGATAATGGGGCAGAGATATCTAAAGTAAAAGAAATATTAGGGCATTCTAGTCTTGCAAGCACTCAGGTGTACACGAATGCCAATATAGAACAGTTGAAAAAAGTGTTTAATCAAGCTCATCCAAGAGCTGTTAAAAAAGAAGAATTATGAAGATTTCAGTACAAGCAATCGGCTTAACTCCACACGAACCGCTAGAGTCACACGTTGACAAAAAAGTAAGCAAGCTTAATACGTTTTACGACAAGCTTCAGGAATGCAAAGTGTTCTTAAAAGTAGAAAACAATTCAGACAAATCCAATAAGACAACAGAGCTTATTTTGGTAGTTCCGGGTGAAGATATCGTCGTGAAAAAGACAAGTACGAGTTTTGAAGAAAGTTTAGACCAATGTGTTGACGCGGCTAAGAAACTGTTAATCAAGAAAAAAGAATTAGCATAGAAAATAAATTAAAAAAAGTTTCTAAAAAAGTTTGAGATTTCAAAAAATCTGTTCTATATTTGCACTCGCAAAAAGGAACAATCGTTTTTTGAAATCTTTTTTTATTTTGCCTCCGTAGCTCAGCTGGCTAGAGCAGCTGATTTGTAATCAGCAGGTCGTGGGTTCGAGTCCCTCTGGAGGCTCAATTTAATATAAAATATCTGGGGAGATTCCAGAGTGGCTAAATGGGACTGACTGTAACTCAGTTGCTTCGGCTTCGCAGGTTCGAATCCTGCTCTCCCCACATTTTATATTAAAAAAAAGCTTGCAAGTTTCAAGAAGTTTTGTTACATTTGCAAACCGTTAACCAATAATTTTGGAAACAAAATTGCGAAAGTAGCTCAGTTGGTAGAGCGTCAGCCTTCCAAGCTGAATGTCGCGAGTTCGACCCTCGTCTTTCGCTCAATTTCACACCGCATTTGGCGTGATTTTTTTTAACTGCTGATGCAGCACAGAGTAGAATTTCTCTGATAGCTTTCAGTTTTTATTAAATTGCCTCCATAGCTCAGTTGGCTAGAGCAGCTGATTTGTAATCAGCAGGTCGTGGGTTCGAGTCCCTCTGGAGGCTCAATTTAATATAAAATATCTGGGGAGATTCCAGAGTGGCTAAATGGGACTGACTGTAACTCAGTTGCTTCGGCTTCGCAGGTTCGAATCCTGCTCTCCCCACATTTTATATTAGAAAAAAACTTGCAGATTTAAAGGGTTTATCCTAAGTTTGTACAGCGTTTACCAATAATTTTGGAAACAAAATTGCGGAAGTAGCTCAGTTGGTAGAGCGTCAGCCTTCCAAGCTGAATGTCGCGAGTTCGACCCTCGTCTTCCGCTCAAAAAAATCACTCTTTTACAGCGTGATTTTTTTCTTTTAATGCCGACTTAGCTCAGCGGTAGAGTGCTTCCTTGGTAAGGAAGAGGTCACGGGTTCAAGTCCCGTAGTTGGCTCAATTCGGAAAGCCTTTCCTACATTGGCTTTCCGAAGTTTTTAAAATACTTCAATAAAAAAATTGCGTTCGGCGATTTTCATTTCTATAAAATCATAAAGCAAATTCAAATCTTTATTCCTAAAATTTGATTAAAAAATATAGTCATACGTAACAGTTAATTTAAATACAGTTTAAATAAAGTCGAATTTTTATTCTAATTTTCTAATCAAACTTTAAAATATCTACTATGAAAAAAATATTTATACTTTTTAGTTTATTAACTTACTCAGTATTCTTTTCTCAAGAAATTGAGGGACTCGGAATTTTTAAACTTGCGAAATTTAAAGAAAATCAAATTGATTCTATTGCCGTGAACAATAAAATTGCAATAGAAGATTGCGATAGTTATAGTTGTGAATTGTCCGCTGGATATAAATTCAATATTAAGAAACTAAAGCCTAATAAATCGGAAGCATATAAAAGCCCTTCTGGTGCCTCATATTCGGAGAATATTTCTGCATACTCAATTAATAACTACAAACTGAATGGAAAATATGATAATAAAAGAATTGCACTCTCATTTTATAAAAATATTTTGTACAAAATAGACATTACTTCACCTGATAGTAAACTTATTGATGATTTAGAATTGAAATTTGGTAAAGGAGAACTTAAAAAAGAGAAAGTTCTGATAAATGCAGAATTGGGGGTGAGTCATTTGATTTGGGATCATCAATATATACTAAAACTTGGACTAATAATTTAAAAAATTTAAGCATGACGTATATGTTGATAGACGGTCACTCAAGCGATTGTGAAGCACGAGTTATTTCTACCCTATACCTTATTGATAATAATATTTATAAAACTGCTGATAATGAAAGTTCAGAAGCAAAAGAGAAATTCAAATCATCTTTAGATGTAATTAGAAGAGAGGAATTAAAAGATTAATAAATTGTATATCTTCAAACCAATAAACATTAGGGCTTTTAAACCATTTTTAAGAACATTTTTTTTTAATTTTAAAAATATATTTTGGAGATTAAAAAAAACGTATTATATTTGCACCACCAAAAACAACGATACAATCGGAGTTAATGGAGAGATGGCAGAGTGGTCGATTGCGATAGTCTTGAAAACTATTGACTGTAACAGGTCCGGGGGTTCGAATCCCTCTCTCTCCGCAAATCGGGAAACCAATCAATGAAAACCTTAGATAGAAATATCTGAGGTTTTTTGTTTTTAATCTGATTTTGACAAACTTTAAAAGTTTAATATTATTTTAATTAATCATAATTGAAAAACTAAAAACATTCAAATCAATAGCTCTAAACTAAGTCTTTCTTTTAACATTTTACTTATTTAAAAGTTTTCTCTAATCTTTCAATTCTCAAGCTCATTATTTTTTTCGTTAAATTCGTAGTAAATATATCCTTGATGAATATTCTTCTTTTGGAAGACGATCTCATTCTCTCTGCAGAATTGAGTAAGTTTTTAGAGTCAAACCGTTTTACCACCGACAGAATTTATGACGGAGAAACCTTTCTTCGCCAGATAAAAAGCAATTCGTATGATCTGTATCTTTTAGACATCAATGTTCCAAAGATCAACGGATTAGATGTTTGTCAAACCATTAGGTCTTTTGACAAAAACACACCTATTATTATCATTTCTGCTTACGGCGATCTTTCAGATAAAAAAGATGCGTTTACAAGATTAGCTGACGATTATTTGGTGAAACCATTTCAGTTTGAAGAATTACTATTGAGAATAAATTCTTTACTAAGAAGAAAAGTACCGTCTGATACTGTAGACCAGGACATCATCAGAGTAGATGATTTAATTATTAATAAAACCGAACAAAAAGTATTCAGAGCCGGGAACGAAATCGCTTTGACCTTAAAAGAATTTCAATTATTAACTTATCTGGCAGAAGCGCAAGGGAGAACGGTTTCAAAACAGCAGATTACAGAAAACGTTTGGGAACATAATTTCAATACCAACACTAATACGGTTGAAGTTTACATCAATTTTTTAAGGAAAAAGTTAGATAAAGATTATAAAGTTAAGTTGATTCACACGCGTTCCGGTTTCGGATATTATTTAAATCCTTTATAGATGTCTTTAAAAAGGAAAATTGCGCTCACACTCAGCATTTCATTTTCATTACTTTTTGGTATTGTTCTTATCATTATTTATGTTTCTTTTAATGATTTCAGGAAAGAAGAGTTTAAAGAAAGATTCGTCCGTCGTTTAGATTTTACGACCAACTTTATTTCTAAATCTAAAAATTTTGTAGAGGAAGCTCCTATTTTCTTCAATGAAAATTCTGATAATGTCTTGTTGAATGAAACGATTTTGATTTTTAATGCTAAAAAGGAACTCATCTATAGTACCATAAAAGACAGAAAAGTAACCTGGGACAAGAATTTACTGCAGGAAGTTGATCAAAAAAAAGCAGTGCATCAAGAAAATACTTATCCTGAAGTCTACGCAGCTTTAAAAAACATCAACGGAGAAAATTATTACATTCTCACCAGCGCATTTGATGCCAACGGACAATCCAAATTGGACTATCTTAAGTATCTTTTGATTACTGCTTTCATCACCTGCGCCCTTCTGATTGGGTTTTTCAGCTATTATTTTATGGGTAAATTTCTTCAGCCGCTGGAAGATTTGAACAAAGAAATTTCTGAAGTGACCGCACACAAACTCACCACGCAGATTCCTGTTGAACAGTCCGATGACGAAATCAGTATTCTTGCGCAGTCTTTTAATACGATGATTGTTCGCCTGAATGATGTTTTCCAGTCACAGAAAGATTTTACCGCAAGTGCATCCCACGAAATTCGAACACCGATTACCAGAATGGCTTTCCAATTGGAAAATTTAATTAAACTCGAACAGCATTCGCCCGAAACACTTTCCGCTTTAAAACAAATGTTGAAAGATGTCTATCAGCTTTCAGATTTGACGAACTCTCTTCTGCTTCTCACAAAATTCGACAAAGAAAATATTCAGACGATTTACGAGGAAGTACGGATTGATGAGGTAATATTTGAATCTTTCGAGCGTGTTCAAAAAAGCTTCCCCAACCTCACTATGGATTTTCTGATTTCGGAAACCACTTCTGATCAAGCGTTTCTGACCATAAAAGGAGTTCAGTCGCTGCTTAATATTGTTTTTATCAATTTGTTTAAAAATGCTGCCGTTTATTCAGACGATTCCGAGGCTAAAGTTTTAATCACAGAAACAGAATCTCAACTCATCGTAGATGTCGTTTCAGCAGGAAATACCATTTCAATGGAAGAGCAACCCAAATTATTTGACGCCTTCATGCGTGGAAATAATTCTCAAAATATTACAGGCTCCGGCCTCGGACTCCGCATTGCCAAAAGAATCCTGGAATACCACAATGCGAAAATCAAGTACAATTCACCTGCTGAACATACTAATAAGTTTAGTGTTACTTTTAATAAATAATATTTTTAACGATTAAGATTTAAGAGTGCCAAGATACTTGCCCAGAAATAAATTGTATTACTTGGCTAAGTGAAACGGCTTTGTTTATCTTAAAAATTTTAATATAGAATTTAAAAAAGAGCTTTGTCTCACGTTGCGTTTAAAATATTTTTCTAAACATTCTTTTGCAAGTAGTTTTTGGTTGGCGAAGAGAAAATTTCTTTCTGTGAAATATTTTAAGCATTCAGCTTTAAATAAAATCTATTTGATTTTCTTAAAGAATCTTAACCCTTTAATTCCTTTAATGGTTCAAAAAAACTTAGCGAATTCGCACCCAAAACCAAATTTAATTTTTTTTAAGTCTCCTTTAAGGTCGTTTTAATCGAGCAACCGCACTTTTGTCATCAAAATTGAGAGAATGAACAAAATTGCAGGACTGTTCGTTGTTATATCTTCGATAATGACAGCGCAACAGCAAATGTCGCTTTTGGATTGCGAAAATGCC comes from Chryseobacterium sp. 3008163 and encodes:
- the rpsU gene encoding 30S ribosomal protein S21 is translated as MLIIPVKDGESIDRALKKYKRKFDKTGTVRQLRSRQAFIKPSVTLRQSRLKAAYKQRGLSKEEQA
- a CDS encoding tyrosine-type recombinase/integrase, with product MREKFLDYLQLEKRYSPHTITSYRKDLDDFFSFYLKTEGSENIIKANKKTIRNFIVELSENDISKRSINRKLSSLRSFYLFLLRLGEIEVSPVETVTSLKFYAEKQIPMSVEEMEVLQDKILVNVDDILEKCIVEVLYQTGIRKAELCGLIFESVNLEGEQLKILGKGNKERYVPISPDLAKLLKGYLEIRKPHEDFKQYFFVNKKGKKLTEKFVYVVVNNYLSLVTSKEKRSPHILRHSFATHVLDNGAEISKVKEILGHSSLASTQVYTNANIEQLKKVFNQAHPRAVKKEEL
- a CDS encoding HPF/RaiA family ribosome-associated protein, whose protein sequence is MKISVQAIGLTPHEPLESHVDKKVSKLNTFYDKLQECKVFLKVENNSDKSNKTTELILVVPGEDIVVKKTSTSFEESLDQCVDAAKKLLIKKKELA
- a CDS encoding response regulator transcription factor, which encodes MNILLLEDDLILSAELSKFLESNRFTTDRIYDGETFLRQIKSNSYDLYLLDINVPKINGLDVCQTIRSFDKNTPIIIISAYGDLSDKKDAFTRLADDYLVKPFQFEELLLRINSLLRRKVPSDTVDQDIIRVDDLIINKTEQKVFRAGNEIALTLKEFQLLTYLAEAQGRTVSKQQITENVWEHNFNTNTNTVEVYINFLRKKLDKDYKVKLIHTRSGFGYYLNPL
- a CDS encoding ATP-binding protein, coding for MSLKRKIALTLSISFSLLFGIVLIIIYVSFNDFRKEEFKERFVRRLDFTTNFISKSKNFVEEAPIFFNENSDNVLLNETILIFNAKKELIYSTIKDRKVTWDKNLLQEVDQKKAVHQENTYPEVYAALKNINGENYYILTSAFDANGQSKLDYLKYLLITAFITCALLIGFFSYYFMGKFLQPLEDLNKEISEVTAHKLTTQIPVEQSDDEISILAQSFNTMIVRLNDVFQSQKDFTASASHEIRTPITRMAFQLENLIKLEQHSPETLSALKQMLKDVYQLSDLTNSLLLLTKFDKENIQTIYEEVRIDEVIFESFERVQKSFPNLTMDFLISETTSDQAFLTIKGVQSLLNIVFINLFKNAAVYSDDSEAKVLITETESQLIVDVVSAGNTISMEEQPKLFDAFMRGNNSQNITGSGLGLRIAKRILEYHNAKIKYNSPAEHTNKFSVTFNK